In the Haemorhous mexicanus isolate bHaeMex1 chromosome 16, bHaeMex1.pri, whole genome shotgun sequence genome, ggaggatggggctgtgcctgggcagggcgggCGGCGAGCTCAGCCCGCTCTTCcccttggcttgcaggtggccatcaaaagggTGCCACGGAACCGCGTCCGGCActggggcgagctggtgagtgagcggggccagcggcagaagccggggctgccgggcgGGGATGAGCCGAGGTCCGGCAGGGTGGAAGCTGCCAGGACGGCTCGAGGCGGAGCGGGCgtggggccagcgcagggcGCAGAGCATCCCGGGCTGGGTGAGGGCTTCCCCAGGCCTGGCACGGCATCGGCCCCTACTGACGGCAtcgtgctcctcccgcagcccgacGGCACCAGCGCACCGCTGGAGATTGTGCTGCTGGACAAGGTGTCCACCGGCTTCCCCGGtgtggtgcagctgctggagtggctcgAGCTCCCCAACTACATCGTGATGGTGCTGGAGCGGCCAgagcggtgtcaggacctgcGGCATTTCATTCGGGCACGGCGGTTCCTGTCCGAGGAGGTGGCGCGGGAgctgttccgccaggtgctggaggccgtgcggcactgcaccagctgcggggtcctgcaccgcgacatcaaaccagagaacatcctggttgacctggccaccgggcaggccaaactgattgactttggctgtggcacctacctgcaAGACACAGGCTACACgcactttgcaggtgagcctcCACAGGGgtgtgctcctggtgctggcatCTCATggcccagcatctcccaggccAAGCTGGCTGTGGCAACGGGGATTCTCCCTTTTGCTGCCAGTCAGGGGACGGAGTCTTCAGCTGAGTTGCTTTGGAggggggctgggtggggagccatcttccagccctgctgtcagcCTTTGCCAGCCACTCTTCCCAGGatgggggctgggctggggcagccagcctgacaaaaACCCCCGTGGGTGGGGGTAGCAGAGAGGGGTGGCCAGAAcctgtgccccagccagttTGTTGTGCAGGGGAGAGGAAGGGCTTGGACTGCTCCACTCGCCCTGTTTGCGTTGGCTTCATAATATTTTAGGAGCAATGCAAGCAGGGAGGATAAGGgaatgttttttccccagcacgGAGGGGGTTTTCCCTTTGCATGTCATGGTCAGGCCtagccagggctgccctcttCCAACACCAGTGGCTTCTTTTGCAACCCTGAGTTTGTGcacaagtcccaggtgctggtgagagggcagtggtcaccctgtgtgccactgatgcagcccctgcacacccagggatgctggggccaggctgtgggagcagcagcatccccctgctgaactccatctgtattccataggaacacCGTCATACAGCCCCCCGGAATGGAACCACTATGGCTGGTACCACGGCGAGGCAGCAACGATCTGGTCCttgggcatcctgctgcaccagatggtctgcggggagcaccctttcaggaggggctggaacatctgctggggccagctctcactgccacaagggctctctCAAGGTGGATCCTCTTCTCTGGGCATGGGGGGAATACCggtgctgggagccagcagcgggCTCGTGAGCATCccgctctggcagctgctgaggagggggcacatgtcctgctctcctccagaacAGGGAATTGATGGGAAAGttgaggcccagctctgagcgCATCCAGAATGGCCTGGGCATGGGAATAGTGGGGCAAAGCAgacaggagccttctccagctgagcggcagtttctgctttctctccccagAGTGCAAAGATCTGATCAGGTGGTGTTTATCCGTGCACTTCTTGGACAGACCCACATTAGAAGATCTGTTCTGTGATCCTTGGGTGCAGGATATTCCTCTGCcatagaagaagggagagaatCCCAGGCACACTTTGATCCCAGGCCCTGGTAAGTTCCAGCTCCACACACACCTTGGcaatcagaagcaaaggaaCCCAGAACCTTTTTGTGCTgcctgtgtcactgcccaggggtCATGGGATGGGAACAtgcagcccttgtgctggagctgagctgccttgcccagcactggtggccaccatccAGGCTGAttttgcttgtcctggttccctgacagctggggccctgagcagagccctgagagcctggtctcaccgcagggaaggagaaggagcccctggagaagctgtaccaggtggggatgttgctgctgctactgctggAGACAGCAAGGATGACATCAAGGATGACAAGCTCTTCCTCAGCCTGGCCACCGGTGGTTGAAGGTGATGGACTTTGATTCTGGCACCTTCTTAACAAAGCCAAAGTCCACAGGGAATTTGCAGATGagtccagagctggggaaatgctcccagatttgggcattgcccagcctggcagggaagcaaaggttccccctttgctggggcagatgcaacTCATTCTTGAGTCggctgcccagctgctttttggcagggctggggggataGGCTGGGGTGGGTACAAaatgggagtgggctcctggccctgccaacagcccccagcacccacagtggcctgggctggggctggggcagccagcccgacacaaacaaaccccatggtgggagcagaggtgggactccagaagctgtgcacagctgctttgctgtgcaggaaaggaagggcttgggctgctccactgcccttgtttgctttgggatccctgtgattttggggggcagtgcaggggggaagagagaaagtGTGGGCTTCCCTCACCCATGGCTGGGTTTTTCCCTAGCATGTAGGGGTTGGGCCTTCCTCAAGGCCCTGACAGAGATaagagtttttcccttttttcttgttttccatttttgtctCCAATCTTTTTTCAATaatgtgttgtttgtttttccagagcaAGCATACTGGGTGGTCCAACGTGGATGGGGAAGtgcttgggagcagctgtggcgTGGATGTGCCgtgcccttggagaaggctgaggacatggtttgggagcagcttttcttccagccgTGGATGGCGTGAGGTGGGTCCCTGTCTGCTTGGCagggtgggatcagagcttttgggagatggcagcgagcacaggagcatcctgctctgggcagctgctgagggctggatgtgccatggctggctgcaggctgggcacatgtcctgccctcctgctctgctcccaaaggcagcagggatgggcagctctgggcacagctctgggcacagccagcatggtCTGGGCACCGCAGGCCTTGGCAcaaggggacaggagccctcagctgacgggcagtttctgctttctctccttgcagccgggctctgcgggtgctgaggctgctctgggctctgccagggctctgctgggctcagccctgggcccagctgggctggctctgccctcacaTTGCTCTGACAGCTTTGCATCAGACGGGCCCGTTCTGAGCACAGCGCCTGAGCTTTCTGCTTTGGCAGGTGAGTGAGACTCTCCTGCAGGCCCAGAGATTGCAGCTGAGGACACACATCCAATTGGCAAGGACCCAGACTCTCCACAGTCCCATCTAAACGCCTGGGTCTCCACAGGGTGTTTTGTCTGTCCcattcttccttctttattGGTTGGAATTGTGCaattgcattttcttcctcctctagAAGTGCCAGGAGTGGGCCGAGGCTGGCGAGTGGGCCGTGTTCctgaggcagtgcaggctggagctgatggatgGAGAATTGCCCTTCTGCACTTCCCAACCAGAGCAAAAAGCCGTAAGTGGGACTTGGTGTCTCTAAGAATTTTCGGACAATTTCAAAGGGAATGTGCAGCTCATTACGAGGCTGAGGAGGAAGGTCATCTTCTAAAGGATTTGGCGATTGacagtttcttttcccagtctTGCTTGGAGCTGGAAGGGCACAAAACAATTTCCTCTTGCTTTGAGCACAATTTCAAATACCAATGTTGGAAACAAAGCCCAAAATGTTCTAAAAGGCTGCTGAGGTCAGTAGGATGGACACATGCCATCAGCACATTTACAATTTAAATAACTGAGTTCTCGTTTTTAACGATCATTTACCTCTTAATGCAAAGTTACACAAGTTTTTTCACTAACacttgatttttgcttttatctttcacattttatatatttttttcttttttcttttttttctctttaaatagaaAGAGCTCTAATATGTCTGGCACGGCAgtgctcagtggtggagtcacttcaaacaatgcacggtagtccacagtcaatctccattccccttcagatttacgcacaggccaaatggggctgttgaagggtgagtgggtcttgctgaccaccccttggctctccagctctcgGATCATCTtatggatggggatcacagcatctcGAGTGGTTCTATACTGCCGTTGATGCACTGTGGAAGTGgcaattggcacctgttgctcttctcccttcagaagtcctactgcagatggattCTCGGACAGTCCAGGCAAAGTGTTCAATTGCTGGATGCCCTCTGTCACTACAGCTGCTATCCCAAATGCCcacctgagtccttttgggtccttgaaatacccacttcaAAGGTAATCTATGCCCAAAATACATGGGGCCTcggggccagtcacaatagggtgtttTTTCCACTCATTTCCCGTCAGGCTCTCATCcgcttccaccaaagtgaaatcctgggatccccctgtcacgCCGGCAATAGAAACAGATTCTGTCCCCACgtctcgatgggattaatgtacattgcACACCAGTGTCAACCAAAGCTTTATACTCCAGTGGTTCCGATGTGCCAGGCCAAAGAATCCACACAGACCAGAAAACACGattttccctagcctctacctggctagaggcagggcccctctaagcctggtcATGCTTCTTTCCCTGGGCATATGTCTTAGatgttccttcaaggggatcggacatgtcatcatcatcatcgtatCTGGCAGTTCGGCTATGGgcaactggagctgcttcccttttggtgGAGCGCCCTCTCTGAGTCCTGCCTTCCTTCAATTCACATACCCGtcgtgccagagcagcagtagatttcccatcccatctcctcatgttttctccactatcacgcaggaagaaccacagctcagctcgtggggtgtaccttctctctccatctggggaatGTCTGTGTTGGGCACTAGGAtctctgatctgtactgctgagatttggagaaggtcttccttaatctcctctctgagcttcttgtgattctcctcgATCTTATCCTCTAACTTCTGCAGACGTGTTTGCACTGCTGCGATTCTGGCATGCAGAATTGGGCCATGCACAGTGTCTGCATATGCTTGGAGCTTCTTCGCCATATCCAGCACGGTCTCATCTCTCTCATCCCGCTTCATTATGGCTAAGGCAGAAGCATATTCACGTGGCCCGAGTCGTACAAGTTTCCACCACATCACAGACgtgcatggtaccaagtctggGTTCCTAGTTGTTACGTCATCTGAGAAgataatctctgccactgccatttccctcaagcgttggatcccttgctctatggtcttccactgggTCTGCTGCATCCAAAGatcatctgcacacaggtatctttgtgcaacactgtCCAAGacccgtgcccagaggctgtgaggattaacccccctcatcattccttggtcgatgacaggatcatgtgacagggatcccaaatgcctggcttcagTGTCGTCCAGAATTgtggcctcacctgcagcatcccagagatggactaaccaactaattatggattcatcaggtcGCCGGGTGtaatccttccttaggccatggaggtccttcagggaaaaggactccatattggcttctgatctggcacctgctgctttgacttctgattttacatcaggaggtgctgagggtccttctcctgcatcatcatcatcatcattatccACTGGCCGATTGGTCTTGCCTGTGCATTTTCCACTTCTGGTGCTAGTAGCAACAGCCATTGGTTTAGCTGCTGGCTTAGGCTCACTATCTAGCTCGGCTGCTGGCTTTGAGCCTGgggtgttggctgcagcctgagtgaccgggatagctgctgatttatctccctgcccccctgcctctgtctgctgcccaaCCGTATCTAGCAATGCGCGATAAGCATATGCCAAGGCTCAGCTCACTGcaatgatctttttttctttagggtCATCCTGGTACTtctctttcagatatttccccacctcagctgggttctgaatttgttcatggGGAAAGTCCCAGACTATAGGGTCAgagaattccttcaggatttggcccatattctcccatttcccacatCACTTAGGAGTTTCCACACCTGGGTCTATTCCTGAGTCAGGGATCTCATCAGCCCGTCTagaaatctcagccctcattctagagaagcagcagactgggagaggaagcttaccagatTGAATACCAGAAAGACAGTCTCTttaacattcaggggaaactgaacattctccaACAGTGAtgtaacagattcagaggagaagaaggaaagcaaaggctgaaaagcctcaccccctgctcctcctctaacaaactggATGCATAACCATAACCACGAACCATTCATACCTGGAGCAGGCCCCAGAATGTTTATAAACTTCTTACAAGCTAttaccaccaagcccagcaggataGCTATTCTGGTCAGTGCCCCTCTGCTGTAAAAGCTACATATTAGGGACAATACAAGAGCTAtttctggataagaaaataaaccgAGGGACCATAGAGGTATTAAAACCTTAAAAACCCATAGGGACCAGAAATGCATGCAAGCCTTCACCCCAAGAGACATTATGAATTCAAAAAGCATGGCTGTTAACTGCTTTATACTGACACAGAATAATGGCAACCAAAATGCACTCGAAACAGGGCTTTTCCACTCTCTCTCGAGCCCCACGTGTTGGGCACCAagttttgtcctggtttagggcaagtttgggagaaaacctccaaagggggcccctccagaaagcaaacccacgaggcccctccccccaaccagttcaggaaggattcctgggagagaagtggaaagaacccgtttatttgacaagcacagcacccccagcacacaaaatgaacaataccagatgacaccactctttcaccgctctgaaaaagatgacaaattcagaaagtctctcttggggtggtcgctctgttatcagtccctccagcgctggggcagctgctgcagccacaaggtgcaaactcttggtgtttcccagtcccagtctggagcaggttcgAGTAGTTCCAAAAaaggtaaaggaaaaacagtccagggaaaaatttgaactgcttagctaaactaactaatgagcagaagcagaaagcaagagcaaagcaggagcaaagcagaagcaagagtgagagcaaagcaaaaagccaagcaaaaagcaaaagctgcactaTGTACTGCCCCGTCTCTGCGTCCTGCCGGCTGTGGGGGAGCGCCtgataagaaaccaaaacaaaactttcgctcttcagagccagtcttgaaggcacagaacataatatccagcagaAACAGCACACACGAGTGGGGATACCAGCATCACAACGTCACCCAAGGACACAGCCCAAACCCATCctgagaaaaaccccaaaatcaccccaaaaataccccaaatccagcctgaAAAGCctcccaaaaaacaccccaaaatcactacaaaaacagcccaaatcaccccaaaaccatcccataaacaccccaaaaacatcacaaaaacatcctgaaaatcacccaaaaaatcaccccaaaagcACTAAAGAACTGACCCCACTGgccccaaaaatgaccccaaaacttccccaaatccccccaggaccccccaaaatcctcccaaatgCCCCTccaaactccccccaaatcCGTCCAAAACTTCCCAATCCTTCCGctggaccccccccaaattcccctcaaaatgccctaaaatcccccaaaatcctccaaacccacctgagaaCATCTCCCCGTGGCAggtgcagcccctggcctgtgctggctccagcagagcccctaGACCCAAAttacccccaaaatctcccaaaacccccccaacaCTGTCCCAGACACCTGAAAACACCCCAGgagtccccaaaatccccccaaatcctcccccaaatcccctcaaatcctcccccaaacccccccaaaatgccctaaaatccccccaaacccccccagaattcctcccaaatcctccctcaaccctcccaaaaatgccctaaaatcccccccaaatcctctccaaatccccccccatcctccccaaattctcccaaatcctcccccaaTTCCCTGCATGACcctccaaatttcccccaaatccctccaggaccctccaaaattccccccaaatcctcccccaaaCCCATCCAGGATGCTCCAAATCTTCCAAAATccgccccaaaattcccccaaatccccccccacgaccccccaaaaccccccaaacccacctgagaaCATCTCCCTGTGGCgggtgcagcccctggcccgcgctggctccagcagagcccccagacccaattggGGCCAGGGGGTCCCAGCAGCGCCCCCGCCATGGCCAGGGCCACCAGAGCAcacctgggtttggggtgttttggagatttttggggggttttgggaggtttggggttacttggggggtgtttttgggggtatttgaggggatttggttttttttttcggggggggttgggggtatttgaggggatttggggttttttttgggggtggttttgggaggatttgggaaatTTTAGGTGGATTGCAGGGGGGATTgtgggggtgggtttgggggcattttgggggttttgggaggatttggggggatttggggatttttgggggatttttggggcgatttggggttttaggggacATTTGGAGCTTTTTTGGGGTGTGGCTTTGGGGGACATTTGGGGTCTTTTGGGAGGATTTTAggttttgaggggattttgggggggttaggGGGATTTTAGgtctggttttggggggattttgggggttctggagagttttgggaggatttggggcgGTTTgaagagatttttggggggtttgggggagatttAGGGcatttttggtggggttttggggggatattGGAGTTTTTGTGGGGGAATTTAGGGAGTTctgggggtatttggggggtttggggatttgttgggttttgggaggatttgggggggttttagggatggtttggggggatttggggagaatttgttggggtttgggaggatttgggggatttaggggtaattttggggggatttttgggggggtggattggggggatttttggggagttatggagggattttgggagcatttgggggttttgggtgtgGCTTTAGGAAATTTGGGAGGACTGGGGGGGgtatttgttgggttttggggggatttgaggagttttttggggtggtaatggggggattttgggttttggaaggatttgggggcttttggggacagttttggggggattctgGGTGAGGTTTGAGGTGTTTCTGGGaggtttttaggggtttttgggggaatttgggggtgattttggggggatttgagtgGATTTTTGAGagatttggagggatttttggggggctttgggggcattttggggggtttggagaggattttgggggttttttggaaaCTTACTGCGGCCCGTCCTGGATCAGGGTTGGAACCAAGCGGTGGAACAGGAGCGGGGCGGGGAAGGCGGGAGTTGCTGAGGGAACCGCGCAGTGATTGGTTGGTTCTGTATAGGGCACGGTGATTGACAGGAGAGCCACGGGAGAGGCGGGAGTTGCTGAGGGAACCGCGCAGTGATTGGTTGGTTCGGTGTAGGGCACGGTGATTGACAGGAGAGCCACGGGAGAGGCGGGAGTTGCTGAGGGAATACGGGCCGTGATTGGATGGTTTGGAGCGGGCTGTGTTGTGATTGGTTAATTTGGGAGATGAAGCGCGGCGATTGGATGGCTTGGGGCGGGGCGCATTGCTATTGTTGGGGAAAAGTCTGGGATTTTTAGAGGAACGTTCctggttttggggaggaaaattcacggattttttaggaaaaattcCCGTTTCTTGGAGTGGGCACATTCctgttttttttggggaatcATCCCGGGTTTTTTGAGAGAACCTTCACGGATTTTTTGACTCCAAATAAACCTCAAATAACCCAAAAGAAACCCCAAGTAATAcctaaaaacccaaacaaatccaAATAATCCTTACATGAACCGTAAGTAAACCCAAACGAACCCAAATAATCTCTAAATAAACTCCAAATAAACCAGAATATTctccaaacaaacccaaaacacccccaaacaccCAAAGTACACCTAAATAAACACCAAATAAACCCtaaggaaccccaaaaaaacaaaagtaaaccCAAATAATctcaaataaaacccccaaaacccccaaatgcaactaaaataaattccaaataACCCCCAAATAATCCCTAAAtgaacccaaaaaaccccccaataACCTGTTCCTCCcgtccccaccccaaaacagaCCTTGGCCAATCAGAGCGCGAAGCGCTGACGATGACACAATTGTTGGGCAGAAACTAGGAGCACTGGCCCCGCTCAGCGATTTTCAGTCAATCAGCTCCCGAGGCGACTCTGACTCATCAATTGCCAGGCGGAGCCCAGTGCCACAGAGCACTGACCAATCAGAGATAGCGAGGGGTAATTTCCAGCTAATCAGAGCATTTATTGCTGATGACTCATCAGTTGCCAGCAGCAGAATTTGTAGGGGGGTGtgaccctggggatggggaggggaccccaaattaAACCAAAGCTGGGTCGGCATGccagaaaggagaaggaggggcctggaaaccccaaaaccaaacacagggaggggattgggggaacgatggggaaggggcaggagagggcaggaaaGAGGGgttgggacccccaaactgaGTTGGGAATGAGGATGGGACCACCAAAATTGAGGTGGGAAGGGggatgggaccccaaaattgagTGGAAGGGGGGTAGGACCCCCAAAATTGAGTTGGGAGGGggatgggaccccaaaattgagCTGGGAGAGGGGTGGGACCACCAAACAGGAAGAAGCCAATTTTGTTCCTGCAATATATATAGTGATTTATTGACATGCAACAgagtctatgaatatgcaaaaGGCTGATGTAAGAGGAGACAAGGACCATGCAGCAAAGTTTATTATGGCCACCAAGACACACCCCCATTGTCTTTGGGGACACTCCTTAATTAATCTGGTCTGAattacatcagcctgttgcatattcatagactcTCATGAAAATCCATAAATTAATTTACATATTTCAGGGATTATTTTacatggcccctccttggggGTGTCTCCCCATTTCAGGGGCCTcccatggaaaggaaaatgtaaaccccacTCCCTGTGaatactactactactactaaaaAAATGATAACAACaaaatttataataataataataaattttgaaattaaggggctcacaggcaaagatatgggagtagaaATTCCAGTtctttattagaaaaaattgaaaatacaaatgcaatagtacaaatttaaaagaaaacagtgacagagtcagaatcctctgggaatccagagggaaaagggctgATCCTCTGGcaatccagtgggaaaaggctgcttcTGGGGTTCCAAACCTGAGATTCTACCTAGGTAGCAATGCCTGGCTTCttcccctgggcggagcatctcccagtgggatgatgtcattttatcagccatgcagtgaaactcaatggcccattaacagcagataattaataattattgacccattaacagaagatatgTCCTGCAAGAAGGGTTGGCTGTGAAAGAGATAAACTGCCCAAtgcacagaagataactgccccacctctgacagatggcaaacaCAACACACACTTATCTTGAAGTCCAGGACCTGTCCTCACTGGCTGCCCCCATTCTCCAGAGTTCATGGTGTCCAGGGCGGCTGCAGCTGCCGGTGCCGGGAACAAACGAGATGGGTCCTGGTTTCGGAGAGCTCCAGAATCCATTTCTGACCCCAAAAAGACAGGGCAAAGGCAGGGCCATGGGGTTTATATAGGGAATCCCAGGGC is a window encoding:
- the LOC132334637 gene encoding serine/threonine-protein kinase pim-1-like; this translates as PGPAMPPARPRPRAGLRRPRPRPRPRASRRSLASARLWPYWRCRCWAGIGAWGSGGIAALFFRLARARPRTQRRARRRVQSRPRPRPRLLPGPAEDTRGAAAPAASAAASPARAPPLGSAAAGPEPPVSRSQERTPGDGRPGAGEGRSGAVAGPGPSADSRVPPAGKAQEALQERYRLGSLLGRGGFGSVFAATRLSDGAPVAIKRVPRNRVRHWGELPDGTSAPLEIVLLDKVSTGFPGVVQLLEWLELPNYIVMVLERPERCQDLRHFIRARRFLSEEVARELFRQVLEAVRHCTSCGVLHRDIKPENILVDLATGQAKLIDFGCGTYLQDTGYTHFAGTPSYSPPEWNHYGWYHGEAATIWSLGILLHQMVCGEHPFRRGWNICWGQLSLPQGLSQECKDLIRWCLSVHFLDRPTLEDLFCDPWVQDIPLP